GCCCTTACGACCTCGTACCACATCATGTATTTCACTGATGCCATCTAAAGATATCATCAAGTTGAAATCAACATCATATGAATTACAAACTTCGGCACAGTCTAAAACTTTCTGTCTAACTGAATTTTCTATGATTCCATTAGTAATTAATCCAGCACCTAAAATCTTTGGTTTCTTAGTACAAATTACTTCAAAAATCTCAGAAAGATCAGACCTCAGGGTCGGCTCACCACCACTCACACCAATGTATTTTATATCACTAAATAATGGGTCTAGTAATACTATACTTAGTTCAGAAGGGCTGATCTCCTTGCTTTTTTTGTTTTTCCATATCAAGCACATCTGGCAGCGAGAATTACATGTATCATTGACCAATAGATTTACGACTGTTGGCTTAGGAGGTACTATCTTTCTTAGTTTTTTAAATCGGAGGTCCCTATAAGCAGACATCACAAAGGGTTTAATCTTATTCAGTCTTTCCCTGTAAATCTTTGGGATTAAGCGTTTAGCATAGCTTTTGATATGATTTTTCATCACTGACAATTATCTATATATAGAGCATTAGATGTAATTAAAATACTTTAGTAAAGTAGCAGCCTCTTCTAATATGAAATCTTCATCCTCACTGGAAAAGTGATTTTTCCAATCGCCACTTATCCCTTTTCTTACAAATATTGTTGATTTTTCTTCTGCATTTAAATCTTTAAACGGACGTCCTCTCTCGGCTTCAATTCTCTGCATTCTTTCGAAGGAAGAAGATTTTACAGCAGCCTTGATTTCCTCTTCGTTAAATCTATCTTTCCACAAAATACTTGCAAGCTTAGATACTTCTAAACAAGGATTTTTTAGTAAATCCTCATACCTAATTATTGAGATAATATTCGACGCATTAATCCATGAGTTGACGTGATCATGCCATCGACTCGGGAAAATATCTTGCTTTCTAATAAATTTCGAGAATGTCATATCTAACATTAATTTTTTTCGTAAATAGTGATAATAGGAGACATATACATCTCTCGCGTCTCTCACAAGGTATATTACTTTAGGATAGTTTTTGTTAAATAAATGATGACTTTTTATTATTCTTGGCCTTGATAAATTCTCAAGGATTTTACTATGCACACCAATCTCGGGAATGACTGAGATAGAGGTGTGAAAATCAATATCATCCTCTGTCTCAGTTATTAAATTTGCGATGATAAACCGAAGCCATGTATTCCCTGACTTTGGATAAGAGACTAGAAATGTATCATCAGGAAAAATTACTTCTTTAGCCCCCCCACCCCTAAATATTCGTGCCTTTACTTTTTTTGCAAACATAATTAAATTCTTCAAAAATCATTTTTTGTTGTATGTTTTCCAGCTCGCCTGCGAACGAATTAGACCTTCATTCTTTCCTCTTGCATTATCATTTATGCTAATATCTGCAATCTCTAGATATAATACACTGTCGATACTTATAAAATTTTTTACCCCTCTCATGCCAGCGTTGATTTTTAGTGAAAATTGTCCGGAATTCAGAAAATTTCCTGGAATTTTACATCGACTTACATAACGTCCTGGGCATCGAGATGCACCTATCTCTTCGCCATAAACATCATAGGTATCAAATAGTTTGACCCCACTAAAAGTGTTGACAGTTACTCCAATCCTGTAAGAGGTAATATCCTTTAATAGATCGTACTCTATTTCAATATAAAAATCAGATCTTGGATCGATATGTGAAGTGATTTTCCCTTGATTGTTTACAATGCGGATAGCTTTCAATAAAAATTCATTTACATTTAGATTGGCTATACCTTTTTTCCATATTTTTTCGCCTTTCTTAGTTGCATTAGAGCTTAAATATTGTGCAACAATATGCTCTGCATTATCGTTTGCACGGAGCGTTCCATTCTCAATCCAAAAGGCACTTTGACAAAGTTGAGTCACAGCTCCCATATTATGGCTGACGAACAAGACAGTTCGCCCCTTATTTGTGGCGATATCTTCCATTTTACCTAAACATTTATTTTGGAAAGCAATGTCTCCAACAGCTAAGACTTCATCAACGACAAGAATTTCTGGTTCCAAATGTGCAGCGACAGCAAAGGCTAATCTGACATACATGCCACTCGAATATCGTTTTACTGGGGTATCTAAAAACTTTTCAACCTCAGCAAAATCAACGATCTCTTCAAATTTACGTTTAATTTCAAATCTGCTCATCCCCAAAATAGCACCATTCAGATAGATATTTTCTCTACCAGTCAGTTCTGGATGAAAGCCCGTACCCACTTCTAATAAACTAGCAACTCTCCCATTAATAAAGATCCGCCCAGTGGTCGGTTCAGTAATACGGCTAAGGACCTTTAGAAGAGTCGATTTTCCAGCACCATTCCTGCCAATAATGCCAACGCGATCGCCTTGTTTAATCTCAAACGAGACATCGCTCAATGCCCAGAAATCTTCTTTCGTAGGCCCCTCACCACTGTTGTTGCTCAGTGGATTAATATATCTTCCAACGGCTTTAGCCCTATCCGCCAATACATCCCGTAGGGCCTTGTATTGCGATTGCTCTGCCTGCTTATAACCAATAATGTATTTCTTACCTAGATTCTCAGCCTTGATAACAGTCTCAGACATAACTCACCTCTCAAATTACATCTGCAAATGTGCGTTCCATTCGGCGGAAATACCAGATACCACTCCCCAACAGAAACAGTACTAGCCCTAATGACAACGCAAAACCTAAACCATAGAGTTGTGTCTCGTGGCCTAAGATAGACCAACGAAAACCGTCGATAACCCCGACCATTGGGTTAAGAAAGTAGAGCAACCGCCATCTCTCGGGCACAATGCTACTGCTAAAACCAACTGGAGAGATATAGAGTCCAAACTGGACAACAAACGGCACGATGTATCGAAAATCTCGATACTGAACATTAAGTGCAGCCAACCACAATCCAACCCCCATCGCTGCAGCAAAGGCAATCATAATAAACAGCGGCAGTACTAAAATGCGCCAACTGGGTACAAAGTTATACCAGGCCATTAATCCCACCATAATCATCCCCGAGATCAAAAAATCCACAAAGCTGACAATTACAGCGCTGGTGGGAATAATTAAGCGAGGGAAATATACCTTCGACAGCAAGTTAGAATTCGAGATCAGACTATTGCTGCATTCTGTCAGTGCATTTGCGAAAAACTGCCAAGGTAACATTGCGGCAAAAACTAGAATGGGATAAGGCACTCCCTCAGATGGGAGTTTAGCCAAATTACCAAAGACAACGGTAAACACCATCATTGTCAAGAATGGCCGAATTAAAGCCCAAGCAATACCAATTACTGTTTGTTTATAGCGCACCAAAACATCACGCCATGCGAGGAAATAGAACAGCTCTCGATATCGCCATAAGTCTTGCCAGTACTGGCGTTCAGTACGTCCAGCTTCAATAATTAATTCTGGCGGATGTTGCTGTTTGCGCATTAAAGAACCGTATGTTAAACAGCGGGTGGCTCATCCATAACATACCCATACTGAGGCATTTTTTGTCAGAGCAAGACAGAGCAGCAGCATTTCAGTAATAGTGAGGAACAAGTATATACGGTCTTACCCCCCTGTCCCCTTCAATCAGATACAAGCAGTAGAGTCTCACCATTTT
This window of the Acaryochloris thomasi RCC1774 genome carries:
- a CDS encoding sulfotransferase domain-containing protein, coding for MFAKKVKARIFRGGGAKEVIFPDDTFLVSYPKSGNTWLRFIIANLITETEDDIDFHTSISVIPEIGVHSKILENLSRPRIIKSHHLFNKNYPKVIYLVRDARDVYVSYYHYLRKKLMLDMTFSKFIRKQDIFPSRWHDHVNSWINASNIISIIRYEDLLKNPCLEVSKLASILWKDRFNEEEIKAAVKSSSFERMQRIEAERGRPFKDLNAEEKSTIFVRKGISGDWKNHFSSEDEDFILEEAATLLKYFNYI
- a CDS encoding ABC transporter permease; the encoded protein is MRKQQHPPELIIEAGRTERQYWQDLWRYRELFYFLAWRDVLVRYKQTVIGIAWALIRPFLTMMVFTVVFGNLAKLPSEGVPYPILVFAAMLPWQFFANALTECSNSLISNSNLLSKVYFPRLIIPTSAVIVSFVDFLISGMIMVGLMAWYNFVPSWRILVLPLFIMIAFAAAMGVGLWLAALNVQYRDFRYIVPFVVQFGLYISPVGFSSSIVPERWRLLYFLNPMVGVIDGFRWSILGHETQLYGLGFALSLGLVLFLLGSGIWYFRRMERTFADVI
- a CDS encoding ABC transporter ATP-binding protein — translated: MSETVIKAENLGKKYIIGYKQAEQSQYKALRDVLADRAKAVGRYINPLSNNSGEGPTKEDFWALSDVSFEIKQGDRVGIIGRNGAGKSTLLKVLSRITEPTTGRIFINGRVASLLEVGTGFHPELTGRENIYLNGAILGMSRFEIKRKFEEIVDFAEVEKFLDTPVKRYSSGMYVRLAFAVAAHLEPEILVVDEVLAVGDIAFQNKCLGKMEDIATNKGRTVLFVSHNMGAVTQLCQSAFWIENGTLRANDNAEHIVAQYLSSNATKKGEKIWKKGIANLNVNEFLLKAIRIVNNQGKITSHIDPRSDFYIEIEYDLLKDITSYRIGVTVNTFSGVKLFDTYDVYGEEIGASRCPGRYVSRCKIPGNFLNSGQFSLKINAGMRGVKNFISIDSVLYLEIADISINDNARGKNEGLIRSQASWKTYNKK